The Meriones unguiculatus strain TT.TT164.6M chromosome 1, Bangor_MerUng_6.1, whole genome shotgun sequence genome has a segment encoding these proteins:
- the LOC110553714 gene encoding sialic acid-binding Ig-like lectin 12 gives MLLLLLLLLLLWGTMGMEGGSWTKRGYTLTVQREIVVQEGLCVLVPCSFSYPRSKKHRTYSDPIFRYWFQEGTKKKDPPVATDNPEKSPLPKTQGRFLLLGDPRKNNCSLDIREIRKEDEGSYYFRVEREELKFSYIDDMMTLRVTALTNTPHILIPETLEAGRPSNLTCSVPWNCEWKAPINFSWTGTSGSLLSSNTSSVLTIIPQPQDHGTNLTCQVTLPGTGASTRMTIRLNVSYAPKNLTVTIYQGADQESTILENGSSLFVSEGQSLRLFCSTDSHPPANLSWSWDNLSLCPSKLSKPGLLELSPVQLKHGGVYTCQAQHALGSQHVSLSLFPQSRATLSEMMTGFFAGAGATALLFLSFFIIILGVRSYRRKLARPAAGATCPNALKASVSQSPLVELQVNDSSEPLPSTADAAPSSTEEDIHYASLSFHKMKPRSPQGQQDTTTEYSEIKCHR, from the exons atgctgctgctgttgctgctgctgctgctgctttggggAACAATGGGGATGGAGGGTGGGTCTTGGACCAAGAGGGGTTACACCCTGACAGTGCAGAGGGAAATTGTGGTGCAGGAGGGCCTGTGTGTCCTTGTACCCTGTAGTTTCTCCTACCCAAGGAGCAAGAAGCATCGGACTTACTCAGACCCAATTTTTCGATACTGGTTCCAGGAAGGAACCAAGAAAAAGGATCCCCCAGTGGCCACAGATAATCCAGAGAAGTCACCACTGCCGAAGACCCAAGGCCGATTCCTCCTGCTCGGAGACCCGAGAAAGAACAACTGCTCCCTGGACATCAGAGAGATCAGGAAGGAGGATGAGGGGTCATACTACTTTCGAGTGGAAAGAGAAGAACTGAAGTTTAGTTATATCGATGACATGATGACTCTGCGTGTGACAG CCCTTACTAACACTCCCCACATCCTTATCCCGGAGACCCTTGAGGCTGGCCGTCCCAGCAACCTGACATGCTCTGTGCCTTGGAATTGTGAGTGGAAGGCACCTATCAACTTCTCCTGGACTGGTACCTCTGGGTCCCTCTTGAGCTCCAACACCTCCTCGGTGCTGACCATCATCCCCCAGCCTCAGGACCATGGCACCAACCTCACTTGTCAGGTGACCCTGCCTGGAACTGGTGCAAGCACAAGAATGACCATCCGTCTCAACGTGTCAT ATGCTCCAAAGAATCTGACTGTGACCATCTATCAAGGAGCTGACCAAG aATCCACAATCCTGGAGAATGGCTCATCTCTTTTTGTCTCTGAGGGCCAGTCTCTACGTCTCTTCTGTAGCACTGACAGCCATCCCCCTGCAAACCTAAGCTGGTCCTGGGATAACCTGAGTCTGTGCCCCTCAAAGCTGTCCAAGCCTGGGCTCCTAGAGCTCAGTCCAGTGCAGCTTAAACATGGAGGAGTGTACACCTGCCAAGCTCAGCATGCTCTGGGCTCCCAACACGTTTCCCTGAGCCTGTTTCCACAGA GCCGTGCAACTCTATCCGAAATGATGACGGGGTTCTTTGCGGGTGCAGGGGCCACTGCCctccttttcctgtctttcttcatCATCATTTTGGG GGTAAGATCCTACAGGAGGAAACTAGCCAGGCCAGCTGCAGGAGCTACATGCCCAAATGCCCTCAAGGCCTCAGTGTCTCAG AGTCCCCTAGTGGAACTCCAGGTGAATGACAGCTCGGAACCCCTGCCTTCCACAGCTGATGCAGCCCCCtcctccacagaggaagacatacaTTATGCATCTCTCAGCTTTCACAAAATGAAGCCCAGGAGCCCACAGGGGCAGCAGGACACTACCACTGAGTACTCAGAGATAAAGTGCCACAGATGA
- the Ctu1 gene encoding cytoplasmic tRNA 2-thiolation protein 1, whose product MPAPTCSSCHTARAALRRPHSGQALCGSCFCGAFEAEVLHTVLAGRLLPQGAVVAVGASGGKDSTVLAHVLRELAPRLGITLHLVAVDEGIGGYRDAALEAVRSQAARWDLPLTIVAYADLFGGWTMDAVARSTAGSGRSRSCCTFCGVLRRRALEEGARLVGATHIVTGHNADDMAETVLMNFLRGDAGRLARGGVLGSTGEGCALPRCRPLQFASQKEVVLYAHFRRLRYFSEECVYAPEAFRGHARDLLKRLEAARPSAVLDLVHSAERLALAPAARPPPPGTCSRCGALASHTLCQACALLDGLNRGLPRLAIGKGRRVLQAEPPAAGNPSQATGNPGAPPKPCSCKQPTDEAGLCGGGEDRPGATCVLQSDPSAAAE is encoded by the exons ATGCCCGCCCCGACGTGCTCCTCCTGCCACACGGCCCGGGCCGCCCTCCGCCGCCCGCACTCCGGGCAGGCGCTGTGCGGCTCCTGCTTCTGCGGGGCCTTCGAGGCTGAGGTGCTGCACACGGTGCTGGCCGGGCGCCTGCTGCCGCAGGGCGCCGTGGTGGCCGTGGGCGCCTCCGGCGGCAAGGACTCCACGGTGCTGGCTCACGTGCTGCGCGAGCTGGCGCCGCGCCTGGGCATCACGCTGCACCTGGTGGCCGTGGACGAGGGCATCGGCGGCTACCGCGACGCGGCGCTGGAGGCCGTGCGCAGCCAGGCGGCGCGCTGGGACCTGCCGCTCACTATCGTGGCCTACGCAGATCTCTTCGGGGGCTGGACGATGGATGCTGTGGCCCGCAGCACCGCGGGCTCCGGCCGCAGCCGCTCCTGCTGCACCTTCTGCGGCGTGCTGCGGCGGCGTGCGCTGGAGGAGGGCGCTCGCCTCGTGGGAGCTACGCACATCGTGACAG GCCACAACGCTGACGACATGGCGGAGACGGTGCTCATGAACTTCCTGCGTGGTGACGCCGGGCGGCTGGCCCGGGGTGGCGTGCTGGGCTCCACGGGCGAGGGGTGCGCCCTGCCCCGGTGCCGGCCTCTGCAGTTCGCCTCGCAGAAGGAGGTGGTGCTTTACGCGCACTTCCGCCGCCTGCGCTACTTCTCCGAGGAGTGTGTGTACGCCCCGGAGGCCTTCCGAGGTCACGCCCGCGACCTGCTCAAGCGCCTGGAGGCGGCCCGGCCCTCGGCTGTGCTGGACCTCGTGCACTCCGCCGAGCGCCTCGCTCTGGCCCCCGCTGCACGGCCTCCTCCTCCAGGCACCTGCTCCCGCTGCGGGGCGCTGGCTAGCCACACGCTCTGCCAGGCCTGTGCGCTCCTGGACGGCCTCAACCGAGGCCTGCCGCGCCTGGCCATCGGCAAGGGCCGCCGTGTGCTGCAAGCCGAGCCGCCAGCAGCAGGCAACCCGAGTCAGGCCACCGGTAACCCTGGAGCCCCACCGAAACCCTGCTCCTGCAAGCAACCCACAGACGAAGCTGGCCTGTGCGGGGGTGGAGAGGACCGGCCAGGAGCCACCTGTGTCTTACAGAGTGACCCGAGCGCCGCTGCGGAGTGA